In Oncorhynchus gorbuscha isolate QuinsamMale2020 ecotype Even-year linkage group LG08, OgorEven_v1.0, whole genome shotgun sequence, one genomic interval encodes:
- the LOC124042162 gene encoding uncharacterized protein LOC124042162, translating to MSNRYMSTARRHGLAETHLSTPGAVSGQIHQDFYISHLIRQLEDLDMSSGVRAQKIFPSTLNSSIYLTTCHSPSESTSVKSQSQRAQFRMIHRRPTINIHHLNSRLRHPSFTKHNQGEGRGTSSSESLLKITPVQAAYTINSRDRRRANGERRVKTFYCWGPMNDRAGLGSGTSTDGSKRNGSSTPADIHSDASDLSDQEKGGAQAHEWVTPEVELRLRPEPFDLDLDSDLHFSESSEAQLPFADVLPASLKVLDLTRSLPSTADWESRQSLHMREPSLVAIVSRLSEMEDLQAATVQRELTKTGRCRPATAVSLTRSTSRLRKADSVVSSVTELSLSRDSRTRPTCAPYKQNRIRVGARPHTVFKRPCSSSAKLNRTETLVQVQSWGEGSTPKPTGCTKIRKAKASKKGTLTSHRVSPPSSAKRTKARDLRKA from the exons ATGTCAAACCGGTACATGTCAACAGCTCGTAGGCACGGTTTAGCGGAGACGCATCTCTCGACGCCAG GAGCTGTTTCTGGCCAAATACACCAG GACTTCTATATCTCTCATCTGATTCGTCAACTTGAGGACTTGGACATGTCAAGTGGTGTCAGAGCACAGAAG ATATTTCCATCAACACTCAATTCAAGTATCTACCTGACCACCTGTCATAGCCCATCAGAGTCTACATCAGT CAAGAGCCAATCACAGAGAGCCCAGTTCAGGATGATCCACAGACGGCCAACAATCAACATCCATCATCTCAACAGCAGGCTACGGCACCCGAGTTTCACCAAACATAACCAAGGGGAGGGCCGGGGCACAAGCTCCAGTGAGTCTCTGTTGAAAATCACACCTGTCCAGGCGGCTTACACTATCAATTCGAGGGACAGGAGAAGGGCCaatggggagaggagggtaaaGACATTCTACTGTTGGGGCCCAATGAATGACAGAGCAGGGCTTGGGTCAGGAACCAGCACTGATGGGTCAAAGCGAAACGGTAGCAGCACACCGGCAGACATCCACTCTGACGCCAGCGATCTATCCGACCAAGAGAAAGGAGGCGCCCAGGCCCACGAGTGGGTCACGCCCGAAGTAGAGCTCCGGTTGAGGCCTGAACCTTTCGACTTAGACCTGGACTCCGACTTGCACTTCTCGGAGTCGTCGGAGGCCCAGTTGCCATTTGCGGATGTGCTCCCAGCATCTCTGAAAGTGCTGGATCTGACCCGGAGTCTGCCCAGCACGGCCGATTGGGAAAGTCGCCAGAGCCTGCACATGCGAGAGCCTTCATTGGTTGCCATCGTAAGCAGACTATCTGAGATGGAGGATCTGCAGGCGGCCACAGTACAGCGAGAGCTGACCAAAACGGGCCGGTGTCGGCCGGCTACGGCCGTCAGCTTGACCAGGAGCACTTCTCGCTTGAGGAAAGCAGATTCAGTTGTGTCCAGTGTTACGGAACTGAGCCTGTCTCGAGACTCACGCACTAGGCCGACTTGTGCTCCTTACAAACAGAATCGCATCAGGGTGGGTGCAAGGCCACATACAGTCTTTAAGAGGCCCTGTTCCAGCTCAGCCAAACTAAACAGGACAGAGACCCTTGTCCAGGTCCAGTCTTGGGGTGAGGGATCAACACCAAAACCTACAGGTTGCACCAAAATCAGAAAAGCCAAAGCTAGCAAGAAAGGTACATTGACCTCCCACAGAGTGTCACCACCAAGCTCTGCAAAGAGAACTAAAGCCAGGGACTTGAGAAAAGCTTAA